CCGCCTTGCCGAGCCCCTTGCCGTCGACCTTCTGGATCTCCAGCACGGCGCGGATGTTTTCCTCCACCGTCAGCTTGCGGAACACCGACGCCTCCTGCGGCAGGTACGACAGGCCGAGGGTGGCGCGCTTGTGGATCGGCAGGCTGGAAATATCGGTACCGTCGAGGTCGATCGTGCCGGCATCCGACGCGACCAGCCCCACGATCATATAGAACGACGTGGTCTTGCCGGCGCCGTTCGGGCCCAGCAGCCCCACCACCTCGCCGCATGCCACCTGCAGCGACACGTCATGCACCACCTGGCGCTTGCCGTAGCTCTTTTGCAGCCCGCGCACGAGCAGCGTGCTTTCGCAGCCTTCCACCGCCTGCGCCATCATTGCCCCGCTGCCGGCGCGGCCGGCGGTTGGGTGGAGGATGGGGCAACTGCGGGTGCACCAGCGGGCGCACCGGCGGGCGCGTTGGCGGGCGTGCCCGCGGGTGGTTCCGTGCGTTTCGGCTGGATCACCATCGTGCCGCGGCCGGCGCCCGGCTTGTCGGCCCCGGTGCTCGTGTTGCGCACGCTGAAGAACTCGCGGCGGCTGTCGTACGAGATGAACTCGCCTTCGACCTCGTCGCTCGGCTTCTTGCCTTCGAGCCGGCGGATCTTCGCCTTCGAATACATCTTCACCAGTTCGGCCTTTTCATCGTACTCGATGCGGTCGGCCTCGCCTTCCATCCACTGGTCGCCTTCGCCGTCGCGCTTCTGGCGGAATGCCACCTTCTTGCCACCGCCGGTCAGCGTGGCCAGCTGGTAGCCGTCCGGCGTGTAGGTGACCACCGCCTTGTCGGCCTTCATCCGCAGCGTGCCGCGGGTCAGCGTCACGTCGCCGGTGAAGGTGTACACCTGTTTCACATCGTCCGCATCGAGGCGGCCGTAGTTGATTTCGGTGGGCTTGTACGAATCGGCCTTCTCGGCGGATGCAATGCCCGCCGCTCCCAGGAGCAGCACCGGCAATAGCGCCGACAGCATGAGTTTCTTCATTTCGATTCCTATCTGCGAATTCTGTTTGACCTATTGCCTCGGACGGGGCGGATACACGATGGTGCCCTGCCCCAGCGTCAGCTGGCGCGTCGCATTGTTGGCTTTCATGCCGATGCCGGTGGCGGTGGCACCGCCGCTTTCCATCCGCACCGGCAAGTCGGTTTCCATGCGGTCTTCGTCCGGGTAAATCGTCAGCTTCTCGGTGGCCAGGTGCATGTCGCGCGCGGCGGGCGATGCGGCCCGGTCGATCTTCACGTTCTTCGTCAACGTCACCCGCGTGTTGTCCTGGTCAACGCGGGCCTGCTCGGCGTGGATATCCATCGGCGGCTTGTCGCCGGCAATGCTGCGCACCACGGGCTTGACGATGTCCGACGAATCGTCGGACGGGCGGTGGGTCAGTTTATCACCCGAAATGATGTAGCTGGGTTGCCCGGTCTTCGTCATGCGCACGAACGAGAAGTGTTCCACGATGTAATCCGGTTCGTCGACCTTGATGCCGGCCTCCATGGCCTCGCCGGTACGGTTCATCAGCTCGACCAGCCAGAACGAGCCGAGGGCGCCGAACAGCGCGAGCAGCATGCCGATCGACAGGCGGTAACGGTGTGCGGTTCGCTGGTTGCGCATGGCTTCTCCCATTTGATGTCAACCCCGCATGTCAGATCAGGAACTGGGCCAACACGCGGTCGTAGCTGCCCTGCGCGCGCAGCACGAGTTCGCACGCTTCGCGCACGGCGCCATGGCCGCCCGGATTCTTCGTCACGTGATGCACGCGCGCCAGCACTTCCGGCCGGCCGTTCGGCACCGCCAGCGCGAGGCCCACGCGCGTCAGGATCGGGATGTCGACCACGTCGTCGCCGATGAAGGCCACCTGCTCCTCGGTGAGGTTCTGCTGGGCCAGCAGCGCCTTGAACGGCGTGAGCTTGTCGTGCCCGCCCTGGTGCACGAAATCGATCGTCAGGTCCTTCGCGCGGGCCGTCACCTGCGGCGAGCGGCGCGCGCTGATGATGGCCGTCAGCACGCCGGCTTCCTGCAGCAGCTTGATGCCCAGGCCGTCCTGCACGTTGAAGGTCTTGAACGCCTCGCCTTCGGCGCCGTAATGCAGGGAGCCGTCCGTCAGCACGCCGTCGACGTCGAAGATGAACAGCTTGATTTTCGCGGCGCGGGCCAGGAGGGCCGCGTCGATCACCGTGGATTTCATCAGATCACCTTTGCGCGGGTCAGGTCGTGGATGTGCAGCGCGCCGACCAGCGTGCCGCTGTCGTCGACCACCAGCATCTGGTTAATGCGGTGCTCTTCCATGATGGCGACGGCGTCGACGGCCAGGTTGTCCGGCCCGATCGTGCGCGGGTTGGGATGCATCGCGTCGCCGATGACGACCTTGCCGAAGTCCTGCACCTTGTCGATCATCCGGCGCAGGTCGCCGTCCGTGAACACGCCCACCGGGCGGTATTGTGCATCGACCACGGCGGTCATGCCCATGCCTTTTTGCGTGATCTGCATCAGTGCATCCGGCAGCCGGGTATCCGTCGCCACCGCGGGGATCGCATCGCCCTGGCGCATGATGTCGCGCACGTGCGTCAGCAGGCGGCGGCCCAGCGCGCCGCCCGGGTGCGAGCGGGCGAAATCCTCTTCCCTGAAACCGCGCAGGTCCAGCAGCGCCACGGCGATCGCGTCGCCCAGCGCCAGCGTCACGGTCGTGGAGGCGGTCGGCGCCAGGTTCATCGGGCAGGCTTCCTTGGCCACGGAAACATCCAGGTGCACGTCCGCCAGTTTCGCCAGGCTCGATTCCGGCTTGCCGGTCATCGAGATCACCGCGCCGCCCATCCGCTTGACCACCGGCAGGATCGCCATCAGTTCGGTACTTTCGCCCGAATACGAAATCGCGATGAACGCGTCGTCCGGCGTGACCATGCCCAGGTCGCCGTGCGCCGCTTCGGCCGGATGCACGAACAGCGCCGGGGTGCCGGTGGACGCCAGCGTGGCGGCGATCTTGCGGGCGATGTGGCCGGATTTGCCGATGCCGGACACGACAACGCGGCCCTTGCAGTTCAGCAGCAGCGTGACGGCTTTCCCTAC
Above is a window of Pseudoduganella dura DNA encoding:
- the lptA gene encoding lipopolysaccharide transport periplasmic protein LptA, which produces MKKLMLSALLPVLLLGAAGIASAEKADSYKPTEINYGRLDADDVKQVYTFTGDVTLTRGTLRMKADKAVVTYTPDGYQLATLTGGGKKVAFRQKRDGEGDQWMEGEADRIEYDEKAELVKMYSKAKIRRLEGKKPSDEVEGEFISYDSRREFFSVRNTSTGADKPGAGRGTMVIQPKRTEPPAGTPANAPAGAPAGAPAVAPSSTQPPAAPAAGQ
- the lptC gene encoding LPS export ABC transporter periplasmic protein LptC, giving the protein MRNQRTAHRYRLSIGMLLALFGALGSFWLVELMNRTGEAMEAGIKVDEPDYIVEHFSFVRMTKTGQPSYIISGDKLTHRPSDDSSDIVKPVVRSIAGDKPPMDIHAEQARVDQDNTRVTLTKNVKIDRAASPAARDMHLATEKLTIYPDEDRMETDLPVRMESGGATATGIGMKANNATRQLTLGQGTIVYPPRPRQ
- a CDS encoding KdsC family phosphatase, coding for MKSTVIDAALLARAAKIKLFIFDVDGVLTDGSLHYGAEGEAFKTFNVQDGLGIKLLQEAGVLTAIISARRSPQVTARAKDLTIDFVHQGGHDKLTPFKALLAQQNLTEEQVAFIGDDVVDIPILTRVGLALAVPNGRPEVLARVHHVTKNPGGHGAVREACELVLRAQGSYDRVLAQFLI
- a CDS encoding KpsF/GutQ family sugar-phosphate isomerase, whose product is MLKAFDATTASRALVLAREALQIEADALIALHSRLETDESVGKAVTLLLNCKGRVVVSGIGKSGHIARKIAATLASTGTPALFVHPAEAAHGDLGMVTPDDAFIAISYSGESTELMAILPVVKRMGGAVISMTGKPESSLAKLADVHLDVSVAKEACPMNLAPTASTTVTLALGDAIAVALLDLRGFREEDFARSHPGGALGRRLLTHVRDIMRQGDAIPAVATDTRLPDALMQITQKGMGMTAVVDAQYRPVGVFTDGDLRRMIDKVQDFGKVVIGDAMHPNPRTIGPDNLAVDAVAIMEEHRINQMLVVDDSGTLVGALHIHDLTRAKVI